From the genome of Aerococcus urinaehominis:
ATTGAGATTCCCCGTGCTCACCCAAAGCATAACCTTGAACGGAGCGTGGATCGACATCAAAAAATTTACCAACCGCACGGTGAAGGCGGGCTGTATCAAGCAGGGTCCCGGTACCGATTACCTTTTCCTTGGCCAGTCCCGACTTCTCTTGATAAATAGTGGCAATCGCATCATTAGGATTAGTAATCACTACCAGCACCTCGTCAAAGCCCATCTCTTTTAGCTTGGGGCCATAGACGTCAAATTGGTCGTGATTACGCTTCAACTCACCGAAGCGGTCGTAAGGTGGTTTGGCTGATAGAGAAATATCACCTAGGGCAGATATAACCACATCAGCATCCTTTAAGCCCGCAAAATCATTCGTCCGTACCTTAGTGAAGTGGCCAAGATTATTCATGGCATCTTGAAAATCCAAGGCATCGGCCTGGAGCTTCTCTTCACGCTCATCAAACAATATCAGTTCATCAACTAACCCAGTTACAATCATTTGGTGGGCTACAGCAGCACCAACATTACCCATACCAATAATACCTACTTTTCTTGCCATGTTTGCCTCCTATTCGCTTGCTTTAAAATCAAAATGATACTTGTGGCCTTGGGTTAGGCTATGATAAAAGCCTTGCCCCTCATACATATGGAAAACTTGCACACTAGCAATCGCGTCTTCTTCTGGATAAACATAATCAATATATGGATTATCACCAATCACTTCTTTTAGGCGGTCCCGACCAATCGCTTTAACCTGGCCTTCGATACGAATGGTTTGGATTAAATAATCGTCCTTATTTAAACCAGTAATGGCAATTTTGGGATTGGCCATTAATTGTTGATAAAAATTAGTCTCAGGGCTAGTCATAAATAGAACCCCTTGGTCATTAGCGACACCGATATTGATAAAACGACCATGGGGTTGGCCACTTTCATCTGCTGTGGCAATTACTGCCACCCCTATATCATCCTGAAGGATTTTCATGATATCTGCAACTTTCATACCCGTCACTCCTTTAGTCATATTTATCTTATTATACCTTAAAAGCTCGAGAAGGAACATATGACCCTAGTCCAACAATCTCTTATTGCAAGTTAGCCTTATGGAGGTCATAATAAAAGTAAAGATTAGAAAGGTGATTATTATGACGAATGAACAAGCGCTAACACTACTTCAAGATATGCTGCAAGTAGATAGCCGGGGCCAAAATGAAGCCCAAGTAATTGATATTATCCAGCCCCTCCTTGAGGACTATGATTTTACTTGCCAGCGCGTTAACTATGGTCCTGGTCGTGACCAACTATTAGCAGTCTATGACTCTGGCCAAGCCGGGCCAATATTCGGCATTGAAGGCCATACTGATGTCGTGCCAGTCGGTGACGAGGATTGGCAATTTCCTCCTTTTGCGGGCCAGGTCCATGACGGCAAAATCTATGGCCGCGGTGCCTGTGATATGAAGGGCGGTCTAGCAGCAGCTATCGCGGCAGTCATTCGCCTGCGCCAGTCAGGCTATCCTAAGCAAGGAAAAATTCAATTTATTATTACAGCAGACGAAGAAACAGGCTTAAAAGGTGCTGGCCAATTAGTTAAAGCGGGGCTGGTCCCTGAAATCGATGTCCTGGTCTGTGCCGAACCTACCAATATGCAGCTTGCTATTGCCCACAAGGGCGTTAATAGCCTGTCAATAGAGAGCATTGGTGTTTCAGCCCACTCAGCCAGAGCCCATCAAGGAATCAATGCCAACCATAAACTCCTAGACTACCTAGAGGCAGCTCGGAAGGCCTATCACCCTGAAGACTACCATGATGAACAATTAGGGCCATCCTCCATGCAAATTAATGTCCTTAGCGGTGGTAAGCAAATCAATGTAGTGCCTGACTTTGCCGAAGCCATTATTGATATGCGGACCGTTCCGAGTCAGGACCATGATGTCATGCTCAAAATATTTACTGACCTAGCTGATCAAATCATGGCAGCGGATGATCAGGCCAATATTAAGGTGAAGCGTCTACTCGATCTTTACCCCCTCGCCACCCCTGCTGACCATATCTTTGTTCAAGCCTTTAAAGAAGTTGTCGACCAGGTAAGAAACCAAGATAGTGAACTAACTGCTATGGATGGGTCGACTGACTGTGCTGAATTTATGAAGGTCTTAGATAAGACAGCCGTTGTTATCTTTGGCCCTGGTGATTCGGCCCACCAAACAGATGAATTTATCAGTTTAACTGATTACTACCAGTGTATCGAAATTTTTGAACAAGTTTACTTAAACTGGATACAAAAACTTACTAACTAATAACTAAAAATCCCTAGCAATGACCAAACACTGCTAGGGATTTTTTATCGCTACAAATAGATCTATCAACCTAAGATAGGTAATTAGGGATGATTTTATTATACAGATCGATGGCTAATAAATATTCATCTACCTCGACATGCTCATCAACTTGGTGAGAAATTCCTAGCTCACCAGGTCCATAAATTGCCAAGTCATAATCACCATCAATACGGCCAAAGTTAGAAGCATCAGTGGCACCCATAATTACTTCAACTTTAACTTCTTTATCATTGGCTGCAATAATTTCTTTAATCAAGTCATTATCTGGTTGGGATTCTGCAGATGGATTATTTTGCAGCATATTCAGTTCTAATTCGCCACGACCCTCTGCATTTAATTTAGCAATATTATCTTCAATAATTTTAACCACTAAATCATTGCCTGCCTCTTGAACAGTCCGGGCGTTAGCTTTTAAAACAATCTTGCTAGCTACTGAGTTAATTTGCGTACCACCGTTAATCACAGTGTTCACATTAATGGTCCGACCTAACTGCTCATTTTCAGCACCTGCCGCGTTAAAGGCTGCATCAAAATCTTTATTAGTTGCATTAATATAATCAACCATCAACTGCAAGGCATCCACTCCTAATTCTGGCATCGAAGAGTGGGCAGCCTTACCCTTAGAAATGATTTCATACTGGATAGACCCCTTATGGGCATTAATAACTAAATCTGTTGAGGAAGGTTCAGCAATCAAAAAGCCACTGGCCCCATCAGCATAGCCTTCTTCCACTAGCTGTTTAGAGCCATACATGCCAATCTCTTCACCAACCGTTAAGGCTAGGCGTAGGGTACCAGAGAACGGGGCACCAGCCTCTTTTAATTCAATGGCTGACAACACTAAGGCCATAACGCCAGCCTTCATATCAGAAGCACCCCGGCCGTATAATTTACCATCATGGATTTCGGCTGCGAATGGTGGATAGGTCCACTCAGATTCATCACCTGCTGCTACCACGTCTAAGTGGCCAGACACAACTAGCATTTTTCCTTGACCATCTTTTTGGCCTTTGACATCAGCCACTAAAGATGACCGGCCTGGCTTATATTCGACAAGCTCACTATCAATACCATGCTCAGCTAATAAGGCTTGGATATACTTGGCTACTTCTTCTTCGTGGTCATTTTCACTTTTAATTTTAATAATATTCTGTAAATGTTCTACTTTTTCTTCTTTAGTAAAAGTCATTGATATTCCTCCTCTAAGGTATTTAGCCTGACCTTAAATTTATTATTACCAAGTTAATTCTAACAAAAATATTGATATCTGCCTAGTTAAAAGGCTAAAATCTCACATCTTGTATTTTTAATGTTAGCTTACTTGCGAATAATTTCTCTGGCTAGATATGGTTTGCTATAATACAGGCAAACACTAATAGGAGGGCCTATGTACAAAACTAAAATAACTAGCCCACTTGGTGACCTCTGGGCCTTTTCTAGTGGCTACCAGCTTCAAGGGCTCTACCTCAATGACCAGAAAAATTATCCCTTCGCCCGGTATAACCAGAGTATTCAGGAAGATAGTTTACCCATATTTAAGCAAACCCGAGCTGGTCTAGACCGCTATTGGTTAGGAGATACAAGTGCCTTAGACCAAATCGCCTATCATTTGCCAGTTGCTACGCCTTTTCAAAAACTAGTCTGGCAGGAAATTGCCAGTATCCCTCACGGTCAATGGCGCTCCTATGGTCAACTAGCCAAGCAAATTGCTAGCAAAAGAGGCCTTGCTAGTATGTCCAGCCAAGCGGTCGGTCAGGCTGTGGCTAAAAATCCCCTGCTGGTTATCATCCCTTGCCATCGTATTCTCGGCAAGGATGGTCAGTTAACCGGCTATGCTGGTGGCTTAGCCGCCAAGCGTTATTTACTAAAACTAGAAGGCATCAACTGGCATAATTAATATTGGTCGCGTTTATCGCGTAAGGATTTAAAGGCGTCAACCGAGCCCGCATGGAAGAAAGGATTATAAGCATGCTCTTCACCAATCGTCGATGGTAGGCTAGGCTTATCTTGGCTTAATTTTTGCTCAAGCTCAGCCCTTTTGCCAGCGACCGCCATGTTATCCGGCTCAACATCCTTGGCAAATTTCAAATTGGTGAGTGAATATTCATGGCCCGCATAAACCTTCACTTTATCAGGCAGTTTTTTAAGTTTTTGGATACCCTCATAGGCTGACTGGTAGTCGCCAGTGAAGACACGGCCACAACCGGCTAAAAAGAGCGCATCACCACAGAATAAATGATCACCATGCAGGTAAGAGATATGGCCTTCAGTATGGCCGGCAGTTAAATAGACTTGAAAGTCTAGGTCCGCCAATTCAAAGTGATCTCCTTCAGCTAGGGTATGGTTGTTCAAATGACTGGTTTCCCCAGGGCCATAAACCACTAGGCCAGGGTAGTTAGCCTTAAGCATTTCCACGCCGTCTACATGATCACTATGCTTATGGGTCAATAAAATAGCTACCGGTTTAAAATCAGGATGGTCAGCTAAAAAATCTAAAACTGGCTGGCCCTCACCTGGGTCAACTATAACCACTTTTTTCGCCTGTTCTATGAGCCAAATATAGTTATCCGCTAAAGCTTTTACAGGTATAATTTGCATATGATTATCCTCCTTGTTAGTATCGATAAGGTTCACTGCTATTTATATTATAAGTCACTCTGGTCAAGAGACCAATCAATTCAGCTCAAAGGAAAAGGCTGGTGGGATTTCTTAGAAGCCCGCCAGCCTTTTTGTTTTATTTTAATTATCGGATTTAACAGCAATGACTTCAATTTCAACTAAACCGCCCTTGGGCAAATCCTTAACAGCAAAGGCTGATCTGGCTGGATATGGTTGGCTAAACTGGTCAGCGTAAATCGTATTAACTGCCTCAAAGTCATTAATATCAGCCAAAAGCACAGTTACTTTTACAATATCATCCATTGCTAAACCTGCTGCTGCTAAAACGGCCTTGATATTAGCAAAGGCTTGTTTAGTTTGTTCTTCTAGGCCCTCGGCTAACTGGCCAGTTTCAGGCACTAAACCTAATTGGCCGGAGGCATAGGTCACATCACCTATTTGAATCGCTTGCGAATATGGCCCTACCGCTTGGGGTGCCTGGTCAGTATGAATTGCTTTTTTCATGGAATCTTCCTTTCTGCTAGGTAAGCCCAGTCAATATTAGACCATTACTTGCCTGAATCTAAGTTTATCATACGTCTTTACCAGCCAGTATTCAAACTATTTTTTTACTAATGGTGGTAGCAACCAGGTCTGGTAAGTCTGATCAATAGCCCAGGCGCCCAGTGGTGCAGTGACTAGAATAGCTAATACTGCCACTGATAGTATCAATTGGCCACTTGCCATCCCTTGAGCCAGGGGCACTGAACCGATAGCTGCCTGTACAGTTGCCTTAGGTAGATAAGCTAGTATTGTAAATAACCGCTCACGCTTGGTTAAGGCTGTGCCTAAAAGTGATAAATATACGCCAACTAATCGAATTAAAAGGGCCAAGGCAATCATAAGAATAGCTAGGCCACCAGCCAAAACCGTGTAGCGAATATCGACTGCTGCACCTACTAACACAAACAAAAGCATTTCAGCTGCTAGCCAGACTTTATTAAACTTGCTAGCTAAGCGGTCTCTTACTTGCTTTGGACATTTAGCAGCCACAGCCATTGACATCGTCATAACCGCTAACAAACCGGACATGGGGAAGTAATTAGCTAGTAAGTTCTCAAGTCCCATTAGGAGACAGGCTAGCGCTAAAATAATAATCAATTTGCTAGAATTTCTGATATAGTCTCCTTTTTGGTAAGCCCGATTAAAGAAACGAGCCAAGCCCAGACCAAGTAAGCAGCCAATTAAGATGCCAGTCAAGATAGCTATGGGAATACTGGTAAAACTAGATAAATTAACCCCCTGTCCTTGAGCCAGGGCTAGTGACGAGGAAAAGCACACGATAACGAAAACATCATCACAGGATGCGCCTGCTAAAATCATCTGTGGAATTGCCTTATCCTGTCCATAGCCCCGGTCTATTAAATTCACCATTCGCGGGACAACCACAGCCGGAGAGACAGCCCCTAATACGGTTCCCATTACCAAAGCATCAGGCCAAGAAATATTAAAAATCAAGGGAGCCAACAGACAATAGGCCAAGATCTCAAAACTAGCTGGCAAAAAAGATAGCAGCAAGGCCGGACGACCAACCTTTTTTAAATCAGCAACATCTAGTGATAAACCAGCTTTGATTAAGATAATCATTAAGGCTAGACTACGTAAGTCACCAGAAATAGCTAGTAGCTGGGGATGAATCAGATTGGCGACATAAGGGCCTATTAAAATGCCAGCTAGCAGCATACCAATAATACGTGGCAGACCTAGACGCTGACTCAATTGAGCCATGATTAACCCCACTAAAAAAATGAGTCCCAGTGAAAATAACATAAAAACCTCTTTCCTAAAATAAAGACCCGGGACATCAGTCCCGGGCTCTCACTATAATACCAAGATTAGTAGCACAGTCGAGCTCTAAGAAGCTGAGCTGGCTGTCACTTCGCAAACTGGGCTGTGCTTTAGCTTGCTAATAATGGTCCAGCCCAACTCAGTCTATCATTTCAAAGCGTTGTTACCAGCTATTTAATGAAGATTAGGCAAGTTTCGTCAAGCTATTATTTTCCAGTTATTCTAACAAATTATATGATATGTAACAAGGGACTAGTGGTTTAATTGGTCTTCTAGAATCTGCTCTCCTGACCAAGCAGCTGGATAGTAGGTTGGCCAATTATCTAATTCTTTTAACAGCTCTTGATGCGTGTCATTAGAGAAGTAGATATGGAAGTGGTTTACGCCCTCAGTTGGCGCAATATTATGGTCAGAAAATTGGACCGATTGATAAGCATCTTCATCTCCACCAACTTTGGTGAAGAGGGGGCGCACACCCCGATTTCCCTTCTCATATGCTAGAATTTCCGTGCCGGCTGGCTCATACTCGCCAGTAACTTGACTGCCATCGTTTTTAATAAAGGTGATTAGATTACCCTCAATTTTGATATTTTTGACGTCAGTTTGATAGCCTGTCTTATAGTAATCCTTGTATTCTGCTGCTGTTTTCTCACCATCTGATTTTAAGGATTTAACCTCCATGACTGGGTCAAGCGTACCATCAAGCAAATAAGGATATACTGACTGCCATTCGCCCTGCCAATCAGCTAAGGTTCGGTCAGCCACTTCTTCATCCTTAAAATAGCCTGCGTAAACTTCTTTCTTTTTCTCGTATTCAGCTTTTAAATTAGGGTGGTCTGCTAAATATTGGTCTAATTCCTTTTGCAAGGCCCCATCCACTTGGTCCACTGCTACTTCATGGTAGTGGTCACCATGAGCAACTAAATAATGGTCGCCCTCCTTAGCGACAACATTATCTTTAGATATTTCTACCTCATGGTCATGACCATGATCGTGGTCGTGCTTTTTAGTCCCAGACTGACTATGATCCTGGCTATGAGCCTGGCTAGTCTGGGATTGGTTGGCCTGGTCAGTATCTTTCTTCTGGTTGTTTTGACCACAAGCAGCTAGTAGCAAACCACTAGATAAACTCATTAGCAATAATTTTTTTAAAGACATTGGTTTTCCCCTTTTCACAAAACGTAATAGTTACGTTTTAGATCATAACCTGAACAAGATAACAAGTCAAGATAAATCGTAAATATTACGTTTTGATTTGCTAACTGTTGTAAGCCTGGGCCATCAAATAAATCACAATCACAGAGGAAACCACTAACAAGATTAGGCCTAAGGCAATGAAATAAAGGTAAAAGCGACGACCAGTCTGCCTATATAAGTATAGTGACGAGGCCAAGAGACTAACCACAATGGCATAAATAAGAAAAACAAATAACATAGCTCCTACTTTCTAGCTAGGCACCTAGCAAAAAGACAAAAATGGTTCAGCACTTCCAAATAATCAAGTGGGGCAGCCCTTCAACTTTTTTGTGAAAATATCCGTAAAAATTCACAAGCATCTAATGATTATTGATAAAGAAGCTTTTATGTAGATAAAGTTTGTGAAAATACCAATTTGAATTTTGTACATTTTTTGTACAATAAAGTTATTATTAAATTCTTGTATTTTAGTGAACATTATTTTGCATTTTCAGTTTAGCTCTTATATACTCTTTTATGGAAAACGTTTCATCGCAATAAATTAAATTAGAGGTGTCTAAATGAAAGTTGCAGTAATCGGTTGTACCCATGCTGGGACAGCTGCCGTTAAAACTATCTTAACAGAAAACGATGATGTAGAAGTTGTTGTTTTTGAACGCAATGATAATATCTCCTTCTTATCTTGTGGGATTGCCCTTTACGTAGGTGGCGTGGTCAAAGACGTCAATGGCCTTTTCTATTCTGATCCAAGTGAGTTAGAATCTCTAGGCGCAACAGTTTATATGAAACACAATGTGCTATCGTTTGACGAAAACACTAAAGTTATCCAAGTAGAAAATATGGAGACTGGCGAACATTTCCAAGAATCATATGACAAGTTAGTCATTGCCACTGGTTCTTGGCCGATTATTCCTGATTTACCAGGACTAGATCTAGAAAATGTCATGCTATGTAAAAACTTTAAGCATGCCCAAGAATTAATCCAAACTAAGCAAGATAAAAAACGAGTTGCTGTTATTGGTGCTGGTTATATTGGTATCGAGTTAGTTGAAGCCTTTGCTGAAGACGGTAAAGAAGTTGTTTTAATCGATGGTGCTGACCGCGTCCTACCTAAGTATCTCGACCAGGAAATGACTGACTTATTAGAAGCAAGCTTGGTAGACCATGGCGTACAAATGCAATTAGGGGAATTTGTAGAATCATTCCTAGCCGACGATGAAGGTAAGGTACGTGCCGT
Proteins encoded in this window:
- a CDS encoding L-lactate dehydrogenase, yielding MARKVGIIGMGNVGAAVAHQMIVTGLVDELILFDEREEKLQADALDFQDAMNNLGHFTKVRTNDFAGLKDADVVISALGDISLSAKPPYDRFGELKRNHDQFDVYGPKLKEMGFDEVLVVITNPNDAIATIYQEKSGLAKEKVIGTGTLLDTARLHRAVGKFFDVDPRSVQGYALGEHGESQFTAWSTVKVLDQPITDLLADQPDLNLDDLEEETRQGGYTVIFGKYYTNYGIAAAACRLTAAIINDAHALLPVSNYREEYQGYLSYPAVVGRQGIIKQVKLALTPEEEAKLQHSADEVKRKAHLEIGSDND
- a CDS encoding pyridoxamine 5'-phosphate oxidase family protein, whose protein sequence is MKVADIMKILQDDIGVAVIATADESGQPHGRFINIGVANDQGVLFMTSPETNFYQQLMANPKIAITGLNKDDYLIQTIRIEGQVKAIGRDRLKEVIGDNPYIDYVYPEEDAIASVQVFHMYEGQGFYHSLTQGHKYHFDFKASE
- a CDS encoding M20 family metallopeptidase, yielding MTNEQALTLLQDMLQVDSRGQNEAQVIDIIQPLLEDYDFTCQRVNYGPGRDQLLAVYDSGQAGPIFGIEGHTDVVPVGDEDWQFPPFAGQVHDGKIYGRGACDMKGGLAAAIAAVIRLRQSGYPKQGKIQFIITADEETGLKGAGQLVKAGLVPEIDVLVCAEPTNMQLAIAHKGVNSLSIESIGVSAHSARAHQGINANHKLLDYLEAARKAYHPEDYHDEQLGPSSMQINVLSGGKQINVVPDFAEAIIDMRTVPSQDHDVMLKIFTDLADQIMAADDQANIKVKRLLDLYPLATPADHIFVQAFKEVVDQVRNQDSELTAMDGSTDCAEFMKVLDKTAVVIFGPGDSAHQTDEFISLTDYYQCIEIFEQVYLNWIQKLTN
- a CDS encoding ArgE/DapE family deacylase, which codes for MTFTKEEKVEHLQNIIKIKSENDHEEEVAKYIQALLAEHGIDSELVEYKPGRSSLVADVKGQKDGQGKMLVVSGHLDVVAAGDESEWTYPPFAAEIHDGKLYGRGASDMKAGVMALVLSAIELKEAGAPFSGTLRLALTVGEEIGMYGSKQLVEEGYADGASGFLIAEPSSTDLVINAHKGSIQYEIISKGKAAHSSMPELGVDALQLMVDYINATNKDFDAAFNAAGAENEQLGRTINVNTVINGGTQINSVASKIVLKANARTVQEAGNDLVVKIIEDNIAKLNAEGRGELELNMLQNNPSAESQPDNDLIKEIIAANDKEVKVEVIMGATDASNFGRIDGDYDLAIYGPGELGISHQVDEHVEVDEYLLAIDLYNKIIPNYLS
- a CDS encoding methylated-DNA--[protein]-cysteine S-methyltransferase, which produces MYKTKITSPLGDLWAFSSGYQLQGLYLNDQKNYPFARYNQSIQEDSLPIFKQTRAGLDRYWLGDTSALDQIAYHLPVATPFQKLVWQEIASIPHGQWRSYGQLAKQIASKRGLASMSSQAVGQAVAKNPLLVIIPCHRILGKDGQLTGYAGGLAAKRYLLKLEGINWHN
- the gloB gene encoding hydroxyacylglutathione hydrolase — its product is MQIIPVKALADNYIWLIEQAKKVVIVDPGEGQPVLDFLADHPDFKPVAILLTHKHSDHVDGVEMLKANYPGLVVYGPGETSHLNNHTLAEGDHFELADLDFQVYLTAGHTEGHISYLHGDHLFCGDALFLAGCGRVFTGDYQSAYEGIQKLKKLPDKVKVYAGHEYSLTNLKFAKDVEPDNMAVAGKRAELEQKLSQDKPSLPSTIGEEHAYNPFFHAGSVDAFKSLRDKRDQY
- a CDS encoding RidA family protein, which gives rise to MKKAIHTDQAPQAVGPYSQAIQIGDVTYASGQLGLVPETGQLAEGLEEQTKQAFANIKAVLAAAGLAMDDIVKVTVLLADINDFEAVNTIYADQFSQPYPARSAFAVKDLPKGGLVEIEVIAVKSDN
- a CDS encoding cation:proton antiporter, translated to MAQLSQRLGLPRIIGMLLAGILIGPYVANLIHPQLLAISGDLRSLALMIILIKAGLSLDVADLKKVGRPALLLSFLPASFEILAYCLLAPLIFNISWPDALVMGTVLGAVSPAVVVPRMVNLIDRGYGQDKAIPQMILAGASCDDVFVIVCFSSSLALAQGQGVNLSSFTSIPIAILTGILIGCLLGLGLARFFNRAYQKGDYIRNSSKLIIILALACLLMGLENLLANYFPMSGLLAVMTMSMAVAAKCPKQVRDRLASKFNKVWLAAEMLLFVLVGAAVDIRYTVLAGGLAILMIALALLIRLVGVYLSLLGTALTKRERLFTILAYLPKATVQAAIGSVPLAQGMASGQLILSVAVLAILVTAPLGAWAIDQTYQTWLLPPLVKK
- a CDS encoding ZinT/AdcA family metal-binding protein, with amino-acid sequence MSLKKLLLMSLSSGLLLAACGQNNQKKDTDQANQSQTSQAHSQDHSQSGTKKHDHDHGHDHEVEISKDNVVAKEGDHYLVAHGDHYHEVAVDQVDGALQKELDQYLADHPNLKAEYEKKKEVYAGYFKDEEVADRTLADWQGEWQSVYPYLLDGTLDPVMEVKSLKSDGEKTAAEYKDYYKTGYQTDVKNIKIEGNLITFIKNDGSQVTGEYEPAGTEILAYEKGNRGVRPLFTKVGGDEDAYQSVQFSDHNIAPTEGVNHFHIYFSNDTHQELLKELDNWPTYYPAAWSGEQILEDQLNH